The DNA region CGTACCGCTGTCGACAAGGAAATTGTAGTGGCGGAAAAGAAGTACCTGACCGAAACAGTGGCTGCGGTTAAAGCAGCTGCCAAAGCGCCGGCGAAAAAAGCCCCCGCCAAGGCAAAAGCAAAGGCCAAAAAGGCACCGGCGAAAAAAGCCGCCCCTAAAAAGCCGCTGATCAGTTCACCTCAGCCGAGCAACAACTAGTTTCATTCAGATCAAAAAAAAGAACAGCCTCTTACGGGGTTGTTCTTTTTTTTACCGGGACATACCGGCAATATCAAGGCCCGGTTTATAACCCAAATATGACCCCTGCAATCCCCGCTGCGGCGATGTATACAATGGGATGTTTTTTCAAGAGACGGATAAGCAAAAACAATCCGGCAAAGAGAATACACTCCCGCCATCGGAGCAGTTCGTACCAGACCGGTGCGGCGCCGTTGTAGAGCGAGAGCCTGATGACGCCGAGGCCGGCAGCGGCGATAAGCCCCGTAGCTGCCGGGCGGAGCCCGGAAAAGATCGACCCCACCAGGGGGCTTTCCTTAAAAGACTGAAGTATCTTTGCAATGATTATAATCACGATAATTGAAGGGCACACCAGCCCCAAGGTAGTAATAATCGCACCCACAACCCCAGCGCATTGAAAACCCGTGTAGGTAGACATATTAACGCCGATAGGGCCGGGGGTAGATTCGGAAATGGCGATCATATTGGCGATATCCTCATAGCTAAGCCATTCATATCTATCCGCCATCCGGTAGAGGAAGGGCAAGGTTGCCAAGCCGCCGCCTACGGCAAAAAGGCCGACCTTGAAAAATTCGGCAAAAAGCAGAACAAGTGTCATGGGGTTTTCTCATCTTTAGCGGAGGGCCGGGGAGGGCGATTTGGCCGGTAGAGGAGAAACCCCGCAAAGCCGGCGGCAATCACCAGAAACACCGGGGAAGCATTCAGCACGGCGGAAAGGGCAAAGGCAGCAACACAGATTGCCACGGATTTCCAATCTTTAACCGCCCCTTTAAGGAGTTTGATCACCGCATCCAGGATAAGGGCGCCCACAGCTACCCGGATACCCTTGAAAGCATGCTGGACCGGTGGAAGGTCCGAAAAATTTTTAAGGAAGCCGGCAATGATGGTGATGATGACCAGGGAGGGGAGTATCATTCCCAGGGTAGCCAGGATGCCCCCGGGGATACCCTTTCGCTTATACCCGATAAAAGTAGAAACATTGACAGCGATGATCCCCGGAGTCACCTGGCCGATGGCGAAATAGTCCATCACCTCGTCGATGGTGACCCAACCTTTCTTTGCCACCAGTTCCCGTTCAATGATGGGGAGCATGGCATAGCCACCCCCGAAGGTGATGCTGCCGATCTTCGCGAAGCTTACAAATAAATCGAAATATTCATTCAAGGTTGATTCCTTTTTTCGAGCTCTGTCCCTATTAGCGCTGCCTTTCAAATATTTTTGAGCTATGTCCCCATAATAATCCTTACTCCGTCCGAGGAGGCAGTACAACCGCAAGGTGCAGCTCATCAAGCTGCTTTTGATCAACCTCGCCGGGACAATCATCCATTGGGCTAACCGCAAAAGAATTCTTCGGAAAGGCGATAACCTCTTTAATTGAAGTTTCCCCCGCCATGAGCATGACCAGCCGGTCAAGCCCCGGAGCAATGCCGCCGTGGGGCGGAGCGCCGTATTTGAAAGCCTCAGTGAGGAAACCGAATTTCTGTTCAGCCTCCAGGGGATCAAGGCCGACAATTTTGAAAATACGCTTCTGAAGCTCCGAGTCATGGATACGGATGGAACCAGAGGCCAATTCATACCCGTTAAGAACCAGGTCGTAGAGATCTCCCTTTACCGAACCGGGATCCTGCTCCAGAGTTGCGTGATACTTATCCTGTGGCCAGGAGAACATATGGTGGGCGGCTTCCCAGCGGTTCTCCTGGTCATTAAATTCAAAGAGGGGGAAATCCACTATCCAGGCAAATTCAAAGCGGGGAACTCCGTCCGGACCGGGGCCGTTAAGCCCCAAATCCCGGCCAAGCTTGGAGCGGACCGAACCCAGGGCGACATTGGCGATTTTTCGCTGGGAGTCGGCCACCAGAAGGAGCAGATCTCCGGGTTTGGCGCCGAGTCCTGCGGTAATTTTTTGAGCTCTGTCCCCAAAAAATTTCGCGATACCGCCCTCAAGGATCGACTCAGTTTCGGTTCCCGCAACTTTCATCCAGGCCAATCCCTTAGCCCTATAGATTTTTGCCTGGGCTTCCAATTCTTCGATCTGTTTGCGGGAATAATCGGCTTTCCCCGGTACAACCAGGACCTTCACCCCACCTCCCGCCAAGCTTATCCCCCTGGCGGCAGCAGCTGCCTTATCCGCTTCCCCGGCGGCCAAGGCATCCTTAAAAGCCTGAAAACTTCCTTCGGCCACATAGGGGCCGAAATCCTGCATAGGCATATCAAAACGCAGGTCCGGCTTATCGGAACCGTAGCGCTCCATGGCCTCTTCATAACTGAGCCGTTTAAAGCGGGGGGGGAGTTCCTGCCCAAGGGTCTTTTTGAATATATGCCCCATAAGGCCTTCGGTCATGGAAAGGATATCGTCCCGATTTACGAAGGACATTTCGATATCAATCTGGGTGAATTCGGGCTGCCGGTCACCGCGAGCATCCTCATCACGGTAACACCGGGCAATCTGGAAATACTTATCGAAGCCCGCAACCATGAGAATCTGCTTATAGAGCTGGGGAGATTGCGGGAGGGCGTAGAATTTGCCCGGATACAGCCGGGAAGGGACCAGATAATCCCGGGCACCCTCGGGGGTCGATTTTATAAAGGTTGGAGTTTCGATTTCATAAAAACCCTGGCCAATCATCCACTCCCGGACCGCAAAGCTCACCTCATTTCGGAGCTTTATACGCCGCTGCATTCCAGCAGACCGAAGATCAAGGTAGCGGTACGTCAGGCGCAGTTCCTCTTTGACCTCCGATTCTTCATCTATCTGAAAGGGCAGAACCTCGGATCGGTTCAATATAACCAGTTTTTTTGCCACAACTTCAATTTCACCGGTGGCCATTTCGGGATTTACCATGGAATCCGGCCTGGACCGCACAGTTCCCTCAAGGGCAATACAAAATTCATTCCGCAATTCTGCAATCAAAGCCGCAAGCTCCGCCGGTGCATCCGAATCGACCACCACCTGGGTTATTCCATACCGGTCCCGAAGATTGATGAAAGAAATCCCCCCGTGATCCCGTTTCCGGTGCACCCACCCGTTCAAGATAACCGTTTTTCCCTCGTCGGCCCTCCGCAGGGCGCCACAGTTCGTTGTACGCTTCATTGTTTCCATAAAATGACTATAGCCGGAGGGGGGCTATATGGCAATAGTTGGGGACAGAGCTAAAAATTTAAAAAAATTAATAGGAACTAAAGTAAATTTTTCTTCGTTGCCATATATCCTGTATGCGGCATAATCGAATTTTAAAACCAAACGCCACCTACCATGTCACGGTCAGGGCAAACAGGAAGGAGATGATTCTCTATTGCGATATGATGCGTGCGCTCTTCTTCAACACCATTAAGCGGGCAAAGAGGAGGTACCGCTTTCAAGTCCACAATTTCTGCATTATGGGCAATCATATCCATTTGATCATTCATCCGGAACAAAATGAGTCCCTATCCCGCATTATGCAATGGATATTAAGTGTCTTCGCCATGGCATGGAACCGAAAGCATCTCGTAAGTGGCCATGTCTGGGGGGAACGATTTTTCTCCAAGGTCCTTGATTCCATACGGGATTTTATCAAAACCTTCATCTATGTGATCCAAAACCCGATAAACGCGCAGATTGTT from Treponema primitia ZAS-2 includes:
- a CDS encoding chromate transporter, which codes for MTLVLLFAEFFKVGLFAVGGGLATLPFLYRMADRYEWLSYEDIANMIAISESTPGPIGVNMSTYTGFQCAGVVGAIITTLGLVCPSIIVIIIIAKILQSFKESPLVGSIFSGLRPAATGLIAAAGLGVIRLSLYNGAAPVWYELLRWRECILFAGLFLLIRLLKKHPIVYIAAAGIAGVIFGL
- a CDS encoding chromate transporter produces the protein MNEYFDLFVSFAKIGSITFGGGYAMLPIIERELVAKKGWVTIDEVMDYFAIGQVTPGIIAVNVSTFIGYKRKGIPGGILATLGMILPSLVIITIIAGFLKNFSDLPPVQHAFKGIRVAVGALILDAVIKLLKGAVKDWKSVAICVAAFALSAVLNASPVFLVIAAGFAGFLLYRPNRPPRPSAKDEKTP
- the aspS gene encoding aspartate--tRNA ligase, which translates into the protein MKRTTNCGALRRADEGKTVILNGWVHRKRDHGGISFINLRDRYGITQVVVDSDAPAELAALIAELRNEFCIALEGTVRSRPDSMVNPEMATGEIEVVAKKLVILNRSEVLPFQIDEESEVKEELRLTYRYLDLRSAGMQRRIKLRNEVSFAVREWMIGQGFYEIETPTFIKSTPEGARDYLVPSRLYPGKFYALPQSPQLYKQILMVAGFDKYFQIARCYRDEDARGDRQPEFTQIDIEMSFVNRDDILSMTEGLMGHIFKKTLGQELPPRFKRLSYEEAMERYGSDKPDLRFDMPMQDFGPYVAEGSFQAFKDALAAGEADKAAAAARGISLAGGGVKVLVVPGKADYSRKQIEELEAQAKIYRAKGLAWMKVAGTETESILEGGIAKFFGDRAQKITAGLGAKPGDLLLLVADSQRKIANVALGSVRSKLGRDLGLNGPGPDGVPRFEFAWIVDFPLFEFNDQENRWEAAHHMFSWPQDKYHATLEQDPGSVKGDLYDLVLNGYELASGSIRIHDSELQKRIFKIVGLDPLEAEQKFGFLTEAFKYGAPPHGGIAPGLDRLVMLMAGETSIKEVIAFPKNSFAVSPMDDCPGEVDQKQLDELHLAVVLPPRTE
- a CDS encoding REP-associated tyrosine transposase; this translates as MRHNRILKPNATYHVTVRANRKEMILYCDMMRALFFNTIKRAKRRYRFQVHNFCIMGNHIHLIIHPEQNESLSRIMQWILSVFAMAWNRKHLVSGHVWGERFFSKVLDSIRDFIKTFIYVIQNPINAQIVGRADEWEFGGLWHFKEGNCEILEGLPGLTLGMYHLYYRLLIINADT